The following DNA comes from Methanosarcina vacuolata Z-761.
CTTGGGCTTGTTACCTATTCTTCTTTTCAGACATCTCTTGTTGAACAGGAGATTAACGGAGAAATGATAGCTATGTTCAAAGATCCCGAATATGCAGAAAAGGATTTGACACTTGAAAAAGTTACAGTCGGCTATATGCCTTTAGATTTCTTGTTAAAAAAACCTGTAAAAGTATCCCTCCTGATAGGCCGCAAAGTAGGTCAGGAAGTCCCTCCAGATATGGCCAGTAAAGCTGCTTACCGCCTGACAGAAGCTACAGGTAAAGATGTCAGAATTAATATTGGCTTTGTAGAGTCACAGAAATTCCCGTAAGTGCTCCATTAAGAATCTTCTGCCTCATATCATAAGAATCAATTCTCTCAATCTCATATTCAGGCTTAATAAAATCCAGTTTTTCCTTTTTGCTCGTAAGATTATGGGCTAGTTCTCTTACCTTCAGGAAGATAACATAGCTCCAGATGCTTTCTTTTCCCCGGTAACTTACTTTTTTGTTCAGCATATTGGAAAATTCATTAACAACCTTCCTGGATCCTGTAGGC
Coding sequences within:
- a CDS encoding CRISPR-associated endonuclease Cas1 produces the protein MTLLEPFGLLVDPVVIGLVESGAMEGKDFIRTENHNPGLKPTGSRKVVNEFSNMLNKKVSYRGKESIWSYVIFLKVRELAHNLTSKKEKLDFIKPEYEIERIDSYDMRQKILNGALTGISVTLQSQY